Proteins from a genomic interval of Leptospira kanakyensis:
- a CDS encoding LIC11073 family putative lipoprotein, with protein MRFPSLHPLYFICISLLSFFRCGINTDTPVAPFVFLVPPSVPQILSVVAVNSNITNDYQTDVLNYNVDPRPEYILRYYVTNREPQFLGYNLYVTTAFPGIIQTVQGEWLEDGVQPSFPHLPYEASTESSKIVTKRIRFAVPPPGAEFFQKCQIYNFTLRSMLTGGLISNPSTTSSTCAIPNKVNDIQTLCAVGTGCNTTICANAACGTPSACALGTACNPCTKGNNDLGCSCPAGQSPPGCQYVGP; from the coding sequence ATGCGTTTTCCCTCTTTACATCCACTTTACTTTATCTGCATATCTTTACTCTCTTTTTTTAGGTGTGGAATCAATACAGATACGCCCGTAGCACCCTTTGTTTTTCTAGTTCCTCCCAGTGTGCCGCAGATCCTTTCTGTGGTTGCTGTCAATAGCAACATCACCAATGACTACCAAACAGATGTTCTCAATTACAATGTAGATCCTAGACCGGAATACATCCTTCGTTATTATGTTACGAACCGGGAACCTCAGTTTTTAGGTTACAATCTCTATGTGACCACCGCCTTTCCTGGGATCATCCAAACTGTCCAAGGGGAATGGCTGGAAGATGGGGTACAACCAAGTTTCCCTCACTTACCTTACGAAGCTTCCACAGAGTCTTCAAAGATTGTGACCAAAAGGATTCGTTTTGCTGTTCCTCCCCCGGGAGCTGAATTTTTCCAAAAATGCCAAATCTATAACTTTACTTTGCGTTCGATGCTCACGGGTGGACTCATCTCCAATCCATCCACCACATCCAGTACTTGCGCCATTCCCAATAAGGTAAATGACATCCAAACCCTTTGTGCTGTAGGGACTGGTTGTAATACTACCATTTGCGCCAATGCGGCTTGTGGCACTCCCTCAGCCTGTGCTTTAGGAACCGCATGTAACCCTTGTACGAAGGGGAATAATGACCTTGGGTGTTCTTGTCCAGCAGGACAATCCCCTCCTGGATGCCAGTACGTTGGCCCATAA
- a CDS encoding iron-containing alcohol dehydrogenase produces the protein MPVLPEWINFQFPPKIHFEIDCGYKLGSFVKNIGSRVVLITTQKELENAEELSIIKTSLEKHAEGVIIYDDIVDRVHFKDLDSCAHFLRISNADCVVAYGSFESVNAGKAASLLATNDLFAEELLIGKKQPKKKGLPLIVVPTKPLLGNECSPFFSIVDDKDKNRKYFAHEWAFPELIVSDPKIGAGMSSSETAKTGISILSAAVDSILSKYANEITSSTALRSIELISKNIVPAIREPRNLGPKNSIYAASLLAGIAQSTSSLGLCYALSLAVTTVTNLDIFQSMSILLPHVMEYNLTSSAGKYVMIARALDEDVTNISVIEAAIKAVEGIRKIYLELRIPQRLSEYEVKKIDLPGIATLAATYSFLDCLPRELPKNEIETILVAAF, from the coding sequence ATGCCAGTTCTCCCCGAATGGATTAATTTTCAATTTCCTCCAAAAATTCACTTCGAAATCGATTGTGGATACAAACTCGGATCTTTTGTCAAAAACATTGGGTCTCGAGTGGTTCTTATCACCACACAGAAAGAACTAGAAAACGCCGAAGAACTTTCCATCATCAAAACTAGTCTCGAAAAACACGCAGAAGGTGTGATCATCTATGATGACATTGTTGACCGAGTTCATTTCAAAGATTTAGATTCCTGCGCTCACTTCCTTAGAATTTCCAATGCCGATTGTGTGGTGGCTTATGGTTCCTTTGAATCAGTAAACGCAGGTAAGGCGGCATCCCTTCTTGCTACCAATGATTTATTTGCAGAAGAATTACTCATCGGTAAAAAACAACCTAAGAAAAAAGGCCTTCCTTTAATTGTAGTTCCGACAAAACCCCTACTCGGAAACGAATGTTCTCCTTTCTTTTCCATCGTAGATGATAAAGATAAAAATAGAAAGTATTTTGCTCACGAATGGGCGTTTCCAGAACTCATTGTCTCTGATCCGAAAATTGGAGCCGGGATGTCTAGTTCCGAAACCGCAAAAACGGGAATCTCCATTCTATCAGCGGCCGTAGACAGTATCCTTTCCAAATATGCGAATGAGATCACGTCCTCCACGGCACTACGTTCCATCGAACTTATCTCCAAAAACATTGTGCCAGCCATTCGGGAACCAAGAAACCTTGGACCGAAGAACTCCATTTATGCAGCAAGTTTACTTGCAGGGATTGCACAATCCACAAGTAGCCTTGGACTTTGTTATGCATTGTCACTGGCAGTAACAACCGTTACCAATCTTGATATCTTTCAAAGTATGTCGATCCTTCTCCCACACGTAATGGAATACAATCTCACCTCATCTGCTGGTAAGTACGTGATGATTGCAAGGGCTCTGGATGAAGATGTCACCAATATTTCCGTGATTGAGGCTGCGATCAAAGCGGTAGAAGGAATTCGTAAAATTTATTTAGAACTTCGCATTCCTCAAAGATTGTCCGAATACGAAGTGAAAAAAATCGACCTTCCAGGGATTGCAACCTTGGCTGCTACCTACTCGTTTCTTGATTGTCTTCCTAGAGAACTTCCTAAAAATGAAATCGAAACCATCCTTGTGGCTGCGTTTTAG
- a CDS encoding YggS family pyridoxal phosphate-dependent enzyme: protein MSDYGSSYLSIQNSLKDLFPNKSPVLIAVSKTKPYEVVREAYLQGIREFGENYIPEAISKFTKLREEFPEAVTSVKLHHIGPVQSGTLRKLFGVFSYTHGVGSISSLKELLKRAEKEKKEIRYFVQTNLTEENTKHGMGLETLRSMKDTLSSYQNEFCIWEGFMGMGPSSGDLRETREVFSLLAELRNTYYPNKKLSMGMSGDYEIACELGSDYLRVGSKIFGDRNYAEKTN from the coding sequence GTGTCCGATTACGGTTCTTCGTATCTTTCCATCCAAAATTCTTTAAAAGATTTGTTCCCGAACAAATCACCTGTCCTCATTGCCGTTTCCAAAACCAAACCTTATGAAGTGGTGCGAGAAGCATATTTACAAGGGATACGTGAGTTCGGCGAAAATTATATCCCGGAAGCCATCTCTAAATTCACAAAACTAAGAGAAGAGTTTCCAGAAGCTGTCACTTCAGTCAAATTACATCATATTGGCCCTGTGCAATCCGGTACCTTACGAAAGTTATTCGGTGTATTTTCTTATACTCATGGGGTAGGCAGTATCTCTTCCTTAAAGGAACTTCTGAAACGTGCCGAAAAAGAAAAAAAAGAAATTCGGTATTTTGTGCAAACCAACCTTACCGAAGAAAATACCAAACATGGAATGGGTTTAGAAACTTTACGTTCTATGAAAGATACACTTTCCAGTTATCAAAACGAATTTTGTATTTGGGAAGGGTTTATGGGTATGGGGCCTTCGAGTGGCGATTTACGAGAGACGAGGGAAGTGTTTTCCCTTCTGGCGGAACTTCGAAATACATATTACCCAAATAAAAAATTATCAATGGGTATGAGTGGTGATTATGAAATCGCCTGCGAATTAGGATCCGACTATTTAAGAGTGGGTTCAAAGATTTTTGGAGATAGGAACTATGCAGAAAAAACCAATTGA
- the nadE gene encoding NAD(+) synthase: MPKIKIAAVTLNTTPLDFLGNYESITKAIENPESKEADCILFPELCISGYGCEDAFYKPYVWTRSEEIIKELKSISKNQILIVGLPVFVGSFLYNCMAVLYEGKVVALVPKLNLANTGVHYERRWFHSESEFINRTISFAGDEVPFGHFIFQTKHWNFGVEICEDSWSVQKPASFYSLQGTDVLFSPGASHFAMEKQKIRRQIFTESSRNQCNLQVFTNLVGNESGRIIFEGGAIFASTGNLVKEGPRLSFTPFQVTSYVFDPDTIRAAKARSFRDSKPNSHRTEIPKIQLEPLVEKKEANLFGFSVLDKRKENETDTSPSSVRFSVYEEFTKAVSLGLYDYLRKSKTKGYTLSLSGGADSATCALLVNSMKEIAKEENGNSTFPSLQINEKDLLVTLYQKTENNSSLTEEIAKTLSEELGYPFHSIPIDQAVDSSVKLIESVLGKTLNWKEHDLPLQNIQARVRSPLVWLLANLNGHLLLSTGNRSEAAVGYTTMDGDSSGSLAPLAGVSKEFLLDWLDDIQKGNNCFITPKESIRILRNTKPTAELKPLSEHQEDEKDLMPYPILQSIERKLVYLAVRDDECLESLIREFPWEKPDVLSGHIKKFKKLFMISQWKRERLPPSFHLDDYGLDPKSSYRYPILSNET, translated from the coding sequence ATGCCCAAAATTAAAATTGCCGCTGTCACACTCAATACCACTCCCCTAGACTTTTTGGGGAACTATGAATCCATCACTAAGGCAATCGAAAATCCAGAATCAAAAGAAGCAGACTGTATCCTTTTTCCAGAACTTTGTATCTCGGGATATGGATGTGAAGATGCCTTCTACAAACCTTATGTTTGGACTCGTTCAGAAGAAATTATCAAAGAACTAAAATCAATTTCCAAAAATCAAATTTTGATTGTTGGTCTTCCCGTTTTTGTTGGTTCTTTTTTATACAACTGTATGGCTGTGCTTTATGAAGGGAAGGTAGTAGCCCTGGTTCCTAAATTAAATTTAGCAAACACAGGCGTACACTATGAACGGAGATGGTTTCATTCGGAATCTGAATTTATCAATAGAACCATATCTTTTGCGGGGGACGAGGTTCCCTTTGGACATTTTATCTTTCAAACGAAACATTGGAACTTTGGAGTGGAGATTTGTGAAGATAGTTGGTCCGTCCAAAAACCAGCTTCCTTTTATTCCTTACAAGGAACGGATGTTTTGTTTTCCCCTGGTGCCTCTCACTTTGCGATGGAAAAACAAAAGATACGAAGACAAATTTTTACCGAATCCAGTAGAAACCAGTGTAACCTCCAAGTATTTACCAATCTTGTTGGAAATGAATCTGGCCGGATTATCTTTGAAGGAGGAGCAATTTTTGCTTCCACCGGAAACCTTGTCAAAGAAGGGCCCAGGTTATCCTTCACTCCTTTCCAAGTGACTTCTTATGTTTTTGATCCTGATACGATCCGCGCAGCCAAAGCCAGATCGTTTCGTGATTCCAAACCCAATTCTCATAGAACAGAAATTCCAAAAATCCAATTGGAACCATTAGTTGAGAAAAAAGAGGCAAACCTTTTTGGATTTTCGGTTTTAGACAAAAGAAAAGAAAATGAAACGGATACGAGTCCAAGTTCCGTTAGATTCAGTGTTTACGAAGAATTTACAAAAGCGGTTTCTCTTGGTCTCTATGACTATTTAAGAAAATCAAAAACAAAAGGATATACCCTTTCCCTTTCCGGAGGAGCTGACAGTGCCACTTGTGCTTTGCTTGTGAATTCCATGAAAGAAATCGCCAAAGAAGAAAATGGTAATTCTACTTTTCCATCCCTCCAGATAAACGAAAAAGATCTTCTTGTCACCCTCTACCAAAAAACAGAAAACAATTCTTCTCTCACAGAGGAAATTGCAAAAACATTGAGCGAAGAATTAGGTTATCCATTTCATTCCATACCGATCGATCAGGCAGTAGACAGCTCTGTCAAACTGATTGAATCTGTCCTTGGAAAAACTTTGAACTGGAAAGAACATGACTTACCATTACAAAACATCCAAGCCAGGGTTCGTTCTCCTTTAGTTTGGTTACTCGCTAATCTAAACGGGCATTTGCTTTTATCAACAGGAAACAGAAGTGAGGCTGCCGTTGGTTATACAACCATGGACGGAGATTCTTCTGGATCGCTTGCACCACTAGCAGGTGTTAGCAAAGAATTCTTACTCGACTGGTTGGATGATATCCAAAAAGGAAATAACTGTTTCATTACACCCAAAGAATCCATTCGGATTTTACGAAACACAAAACCAACTGCCGAACTCAAACCCCTTTCCGAACACCAAGAAGATGAAAAGGATTTAATGCCTTACCCCATCTTACAATCGATCGAAAGGAAACTTGTGTACTTAGCAGTGAGGGACGATGAATGTTTGGAATCGCTCATCCGAGAATTTCCTTGGGAAAAGCCGGATGTACTTTCTGGTCATATCAAAAAGTTTAAAAAACTATTTATGATTTCACAATGGAAAAGAGAGAGGCTTCCTCCCTCCTTCCATCTGGATGATTACGGCCTGGATCCAAAGTCCAGTTACCGTTATCCCATTTTATCCAACGAAACTTAA
- a CDS encoding 3-deoxy-D-manno-octulosonic acid transferase, with product MVYFFYNILVFFISSTLTFLSLFVKKIREELQKRKLSLESIFSKSAEGKLVVWLHAASVGELDQARALTETIRKKNKNVFIIQSVFSSSVKESTFADPLADVYFYLPLDTANAYDKIFSHFRPQVLLIMAWDTWPNLLKKAKQNGTKTYLTCASLSSQSSRKNPLVRSLTKASFQYLTGIYPSHELMAKEFTDLISPKTDFIVLGDTRFESVLGKLETKSPNPAFLRFVSEQKSFLTQNKPIILGSTYGICEERFTAYLKENSDDAYYWIFPHKWEENRMFTWIPNLESYGTVGVFSKLKAGEPLPKFLLFDLMGILAFAYQYGSFAYVGGAWLHRVHNTIEPAALGLPVITGPKISNAPEAIVMQELGGLFKVENEAEFVQKFSLLVKDKGLREKMGHGNRNFVVENRGASDKIYNRVFSNAQN from the coding sequence ATGGTATATTTTTTTTACAACATTCTTGTATTTTTCATCAGTTCTACTTTAACGTTCCTTTCCTTATTTGTAAAAAAGATAAGAGAAGAATTACAAAAAAGAAAACTTTCCTTAGAAAGTATTTTTTCAAAATCTGCTGAAGGTAAATTGGTAGTTTGGCTTCATGCAGCAAGTGTGGGTGAACTGGATCAGGCCCGTGCTCTCACAGAAACCATTCGGAAAAAAAACAAAAATGTTTTTATCATCCAATCTGTTTTTTCTTCTTCCGTAAAAGAATCAACATTTGCCGACCCACTCGCGGATGTGTATTTTTATCTTCCATTGGATACTGCCAATGCTTACGACAAAATATTTTCTCATTTCCGCCCTCAAGTGTTATTGATCATGGCCTGGGACACGTGGCCCAATCTTTTGAAAAAAGCAAAACAGAATGGTACCAAAACTTATTTAACCTGCGCTAGTTTGTCCTCCCAGTCTTCCCGAAAAAATCCTCTTGTTCGATCCTTAACAAAAGCTTCCTTCCAATACCTTACGGGAATTTATCCAAGCCATGAACTGATGGCAAAGGAATTTACAGATCTCATCTCTCCTAAAACCGACTTTATTGTGTTAGGAGATACTCGATTTGAATCGGTACTTGGAAAATTAGAAACCAAATCCCCAAACCCAGCCTTCCTTCGTTTTGTTTCTGAACAAAAAAGTTTTTTAACCCAAAACAAACCCATCATCTTGGGGTCAACTTATGGAATTTGTGAAGAACGATTTACCGCTTATTTAAAAGAAAATTCTGATGATGCGTATTATTGGATATTTCCACATAAATGGGAAGAAAATCGAATGTTTACATGGATTCCTAATTTAGAAAGTTACGGAACCGTTGGAGTGTTTTCAAAACTTAAAGCGGGAGAACCATTACCCAAATTCCTTCTTTTTGATCTTATGGGAATCCTAGCATTTGCCTACCAATACGGAAGTTTTGCTTATGTGGGTGGAGCCTGGTTACATCGTGTTCACAATACCATTGAACCGGCAGCTCTCGGCCTTCCTGTCATTACCGGGCCCAAAATTTCCAATGCTCCCGAAGCTATCGTTATGCAAGAGTTAGGTGGACTATTCAAAGTAGAAAATGAAGCCGAGTTTGTCCAAAAATTCAGCCTGTTGGTTAAGGACAAAGGACTCAGAGAAAAGATGGGTCATGGGAATCGAAACTTTGTTGTAGAAAATAGAGGTGCGTCGGATAAGATTTATAACCGAGTTTTCTCCAATGCCCAAAATTAA
- a CDS encoding flagellar filament outer layer protein FlaA, which translates to MRFAKKFTFCLGFLLMISDLLSLPRPHDPDESGRVQILKSALTIDTSYLLFLVEDFEGERPWDFYRVDSFLAVTQFAAKVPKSDAFLQETTILKESGYTNLQNQTSFLLQSYVENPRLDHWEVRPKEPILMPLGMPIQGILWVYSEGHHINLSMGLSQKKSKDLYFDLGTLNFVGWRRLEFKINLPKENTRLIQSMSFPISFASFRLKSLASQKKGEFHLYFDNLSFVIDKRTFIYPGSEVNDTWGNKR; encoded by the coding sequence ATGAGATTTGCAAAAAAATTTACATTCTGTTTGGGTTTCCTACTCATGATTTCCGATCTTTTGTCTCTTCCGAGACCTCATGATCCCGATGAATCTGGCCGGGTGCAAATTTTAAAATCGGCTCTCACCATTGATACAAGTTACCTCCTCTTTTTGGTAGAAGACTTTGAAGGAGAAAGACCTTGGGATTTTTACCGAGTGGATTCGTTTTTAGCAGTCACTCAATTCGCAGCGAAAGTTCCCAAGTCGGATGCATTTTTACAAGAAACCACCATCTTAAAAGAATCAGGGTATACCAACCTACAAAACCAAACCAGTTTCCTCCTCCAAAGTTATGTAGAAAATCCAAGACTCGACCATTGGGAGGTGAGGCCGAAAGAACCAATTCTTATGCCACTCGGAATGCCCATCCAAGGAATCCTTTGGGTGTATTCAGAAGGTCACCATATCAATCTCAGCATGGGACTTTCTCAGAAAAAATCTAAAGATTTGTATTTTGATTTGGGGACTTTGAACTTTGTGGGTTGGCGCCGGTTGGAATTTAAAATCAACCTTCCCAAAGAAAATACAAGACTCATCCAATCTATGTCCTTCCCTATTTCCTTTGCCTCATTTCGATTAAAAAGTTTGGCTTCACAAAAGAAAGGAGAGTTTCATTTATACTTTGACAATTTGAGTTTTGTGATAGATAAAAGAACTTTCATCTACCCTGGTTCAGAAGTGAATGATACCTGGGGTAACAAACGCTAA
- a CDS encoding LIC_20245 family lipoprotein: protein MGIQKKLLFVSISLIGLFFLILLVMGGEDEEEARRKKERGSQALALFGGGSGTPKGTNRLGVRGEEAGSIFDSDYYNAGGMRYEEDNSLAGSEAGEVPINPQTGKPYPPEAMQAFEELREQFPDNDLIPKRLTPEDKQKQSEFNQKLSRATNSVFGGSPNATDITLYYNHVKKQGKDRLEIINYLIESQGGDDPEMDKKFQEILKNIQYQNEQVEKEASNAFQKAGISSP, encoded by the coding sequence ATGGGAATCCAAAAAAAATTACTCTTTGTCTCCATTTCTCTGATTGGGCTTTTTTTTCTCATCCTCCTCGTTATGGGTGGAGAAGATGAAGAAGAGGCTCGCCGTAAAAAAGAAAGAGGGTCGCAGGCCCTAGCCCTATTTGGGGGAGGATCTGGCACCCCAAAGGGAACCAACCGCCTGGGTGTTCGCGGGGAAGAAGCTGGCTCCATCTTCGATTCCGACTATTACAATGCTGGTGGGATGCGTTATGAAGAAGATAACAGTCTTGCGGGGTCGGAAGCAGGAGAAGTTCCCATCAATCCGCAAACAGGAAAACCCTATCCTCCAGAAGCCATGCAGGCCTTTGAGGAACTTCGGGAACAATTTCCGGACAACGATTTGATCCCAAAACGATTGACTCCCGAAGACAAACAAAAGCAGTCCGAGTTCAACCAAAAACTCTCACGTGCCACAAATTCAGTGTTTGGTGGTTCGCCTAATGCCACAGACATTACCTTGTATTACAACCATGTAAAAAAACAAGGGAAGGACAGATTGGAAATTATCAACTACTTGATTGAATCCCAAGGAGGAGATGATCCAGAGATGGATAAAAAGTTCCAAGAGATTTTAAAAAATATCCAATACCAAAACGAACAAGTGGAAAAGGAAGCATCGAACGCTTTCCAAAAGGCAGGAATTTCTTCTCCTTAG
- the rsmI gene encoding 16S rRNA (cytidine(1402)-2'-O)-methyltransferase, producing the protein MAHKREKGSLYVVATPIGNLGDITLRALEIFKEVDLVLCESAKETRSLFSKLEIVTPVLALYKDSSESPYANVLEQLMSGKSMALVSDAGTPGVSDPGSQMVRTAREKGIRIVPVPGASALTALLSVSGFQVNPTYFLGFLSEKPSKKRRELERASEIDGLVVFYESVHKLPRLYPMLEELFPETEVLVGRELTKTFEEVLYYANPRELAKEPPNAKGEFVFLLNHRKKTLKGNSDSSDM; encoded by the coding sequence TTGGCCCATAAACGAGAGAAAGGTTCTCTTTATGTAGTGGCGACCCCAATTGGAAATTTGGGAGACATCACCCTACGAGCCCTAGAAATTTTTAAAGAAGTCGATCTTGTCCTCTGTGAATCGGCCAAAGAAACCCGTTCCCTTTTTTCCAAATTAGAAATTGTGACTCCTGTTCTTGCACTTTATAAAGATAGTTCCGAATCACCTTACGCCAATGTCCTGGAACAACTCATGAGTGGGAAATCGATGGCCCTAGTTTCCGATGCAGGAACCCCGGGGGTTTCGGACCCAGGAAGCCAAATGGTTCGCACTGCTCGGGAAAAAGGAATCCGGATAGTTCCCGTGCCCGGAGCTTCTGCCCTGACCGCATTACTTTCTGTTTCTGGATTTCAGGTCAATCCCACGTATTTTTTGGGATTCCTCTCTGAAAAACCGAGTAAAAAACGCCGAGAATTAGAAAGAGCATCGGAGATTGATGGACTTGTGGTTTTTTATGAATCGGTTCACAAACTGCCAAGACTCTATCCAATGCTCGAAGAGTTATTTCCGGAAACGGAGGTTCTTGTGGGAAGGGAGTTGACAAAGACCTTTGAAGAGGTACTTTACTATGCAAATCCTAGGGAATTGGCAAAAGAACCGCCAAACGCCAAAGGAGAGTTTGTTTTTCTCTTAAATCATCGAAAAAAAACACTTAAGGGAAATTCGGATTCCTCCGATATGTGA
- a CDS encoding flagellar biosynthesis anti-sigma factor FlgM, translating into MNVDKVGRVGGYGYEPKKTQSPKETEAQAPVDTISISDAAKKIASEAKLQAEVKQIAKQIVQAPPEEDRTEKIKAIKERLKNGDYDNLSTEMLDKISDQIASTFLGQQ; encoded by the coding sequence ATGAACGTCGACAAAGTAGGACGAGTTGGTGGTTACGGATACGAACCCAAAAAAACTCAAAGCCCCAAAGAAACGGAAGCACAAGCTCCGGTAGATACAATTTCTATCTCTGACGCTGCTAAAAAAATTGCATCGGAAGCAAAACTTCAAGCAGAAGTAAAACAAATCGCAAAACAAATCGTACAAGCTCCTCCAGAAGAAGATCGTACGGAAAAAATCAAAGCGATCAAAGAACGATTGAAAAACGGCGACTACGACAATCTCTCAACAGAGATGTTGGATAAAATCTCCGACCAAATCGCGTCAACTTTCCTCGGACAACAGTAA
- a CDS encoding flagellar motor switch protein FliG produces MIYRQGNNYHFFLATADSVARFQTDKNPFYPIPKKKIPELPSVTSDPILFPQFLYELQYNRQTFVSQSVFTPTYMGSTKVPKDTESKPKPGFFPLTFQIGGIRNSPSFLYRGKRDKFQSAKYLSLRDIINPELSENLVREKIESLYFDVKSKTYLFRLVSILFSGTPKEEETIVSNLFRHEPEFAKFLNKQMFTVEMIPLIHGNFLQEILRDHDERYTKSILPSLSKPVMEVVRSSISKNKMKQILDGPSKKPPEGEDLISIIETELFKRFARNIYYEEGSIFTYRENGEEERKEEVSFTGSEKFNFFIDGHSLQFYGRTTTKLFFKTNDWIDALRFDFFLSRKEIETTEFHRLPPNLLIEIPYYTTGIFLVGGGVTKERKPFEFSLLWFDY; encoded by the coding sequence TTGATTTACAGGCAAGGAAACAATTACCATTTCTTTTTAGCCACTGCTGACTCTGTGGCTCGGTTCCAAACGGACAAAAACCCCTTCTACCCTATCCCAAAGAAAAAAATCCCAGAACTACCTTCTGTGACTTCCGACCCAATTCTTTTTCCTCAATTTTTATACGAGTTACAATACAACAGACAAACCTTTGTTTCCCAATCTGTTTTTACACCAACTTACATGGGTAGTACGAAAGTCCCAAAAGATACAGAATCCAAACCAAAACCAGGATTTTTCCCGTTAACCTTTCAGATTGGCGGAATCCGTAACTCCCCATCCTTTCTTTACCGTGGAAAACGAGACAAGTTCCAATCGGCAAAGTATCTATCACTTAGAGACATCATAAACCCAGAACTCTCTGAAAACTTAGTGCGGGAAAAAATTGAGTCTCTGTATTTTGATGTAAAAAGTAAAACTTACCTCTTTCGTTTGGTATCCATTCTATTTTCAGGAACACCAAAAGAAGAAGAAACAATTGTTTCCAATTTATTTCGCCATGAACCAGAATTTGCCAAATTCTTAAACAAACAGATGTTTACTGTAGAAATGATTCCACTCATTCATGGAAACTTTTTACAAGAGATACTTCGTGACCACGACGAAAGGTATACCAAATCCATTCTCCCGAGTCTTTCCAAACCAGTCATGGAAGTGGTTCGTTCTTCTATCTCCAAAAACAAAATGAAACAAATTTTAGATGGGCCATCAAAAAAACCTCCAGAGGGAGAAGATTTGATTTCCATCATAGAAACAGAACTCTTCAAACGATTTGCAAGGAATATCTATTACGAAGAAGGAAGTATCTTTACTTACCGGGAAAATGGCGAAGAGGAACGAAAAGAAGAAGTGTCCTTTACAGGTTCCGAAAAGTTTAATTTTTTTATAGATGGTCACTCGCTTCAGTTTTATGGACGTACAACCACCAAACTATTTTTTAAAACGAACGACTGGATCGATGCCTTACGATTTGATTTTTTCTTGTCTCGTAAAGAAATCGAAACAACCGAATTCCATCGGTTGCCACCGAACCTACTCATTGAAATTCCCTACTATACAACGGGAATTTTTCTTGTTGGTGGTGGGGTAACCAAAGAGAGAAAACCATTTGAATTTTCCCTTCTTTGGTTTGATTACTAA